The following nucleotide sequence is from Tardiphaga alba.
CTCGGTGACATCCAGATCGCCGAGCCCGGCGCGCTGATCGGTTTTGCCGGCGCCCGCGTCATCGAACAGACCATCCGTGAGAAGCTGCCCGAAGGTTTCCAGCGCGCCGAATATCTGCGCGATCACGGCATGGTGGACATGGTCGTGCATCGCCATGATCTGAAGCCGACCCTGGCGCGCCTCTGCCGCCTGCTGATGAAGGCACCGGCTCAGGAAGCAGCTCCGCGCGTGCTGCCCGAGCAGATCGCCGTGGCGCCCGACGCGGTGCCGGCCCCGCAAGCGTGAGCCAGACCGCGCCGACATCGTCGCCGCTTGGCGAGATTTTGGCGCGACTGTCGTCGTTGCATCCGAACACGATCGACCTGTCGCTGGAGCGGATGCAGCGCCTGATGGCGCAGCTCGGCAATCCCGAGCGCCGATTGCCGCCGGTGATCCATGTCGCCGGCACCAATGGCAAGGGCTCGACCATCGCGTATCTGCGCGCGATCCTTGAGGCCGCCGGCCTGGGCGTTCACGTCTATACCTCGCCGCATCTCGTCCGCATGAATGAGAGCATCCGTCTCGGCGGCATGCTGGTGAGCGATGACGACCTCCGCGATGCCTTCGCCTATGTGGAAGCCGTCAATGCCGGCGCGCCGATCACGCTGTTCGAGGCGGAGACGGCGGTGGCGTTCCACATCTTCGCCAGCCATCCTGCCGATGTGCTGTTGCTCGAAGTCGGCCTCGGCGGCCGGCTCGATGCCACCAATGTGATCGAGGCGCCGATCGCCTCCGTCATCACGCCCATCGCTATCGATCACACGGATTTTCTGGGCGACACCATCGCGAAGATCGCAGCGGAAAAAGCCGGCATCATCAAGCGCCGCGCGCCAGTGATCATCGCCGAACAAATCCCCGACGTGGCCGCCGTTCTCGAAGGCGAAGCGCGCAGGCAACATGCACCAACCCACAGCGCCGGACAGGAATGGCACATCAGCGTCGAGCGTGGCCGTCTCGTCTACCAGGACGATCGCGGGTTGATGGATCTCGCCGCGCCGCGTCTGTTCGGGCATCATCAGTTCGGCAATGCCGGTCTTGCCATCGCGACATTGCGTGCACTCCCGCAATTCAAGTTCGATCCCGCGGTCTATGAGCACGGCGTTGCCAGCGCCGAGTGGCCCGCGCGCATGCAGCGGCTCACCTCCGGCAAACTGCTATCACTCGCACCCGATGAGTCCGAGCTCTGGCTCGATGGGGGCCACAATGCCGAAGGCGGGCGCGTCATTGCCGAAGCGCTCGGTGATCTCGAAGAGCGCGTGCCGCGACCCCTCGTGGTGATCGTCGGCATGATGGGCAACAAGGATGCGACTGGCTTTCTCGCCAATTTCGCGGGTCTCACGCGCCACATCATCGCAGTGCCGATTCCTGATCGCGCGGGTGTCATGCCGGTTGAAAAACTCGTCGATGCCGGCCGCGCGCTCGGCATGCGTGTGGAGACGGCGGAGAGCGCCAGCGCCGCGCTGCAGTCGCTGCGGCGGCTGGCCTATGAAGTGCCGCCACGCGTGCTGATATCAGGCTCGCTCTATCTCGCCGGCCATGTGCTTGCGGAGAACGGCACGCTGCCGGTGTAGCTCCCGTAGCCCGGATGGAGCGAAGCGCAATCCGGAGACCGGCGCTTCAACATGCTGCCGGTCCCTGCGTTGCGCTGCGCTCCATGCAGGCTACGATTTCTCGCTCCACGGCACGCTCCATGCATGTAGTGTTCCCAACTATCTTTGGGAGAAGGCAAAATGCGTTTCGCTGTTCTTGCCGATGTTCATGGCAACTATCTCGCCCTCGAAGCCGTGCTTGCTGACATCAAAAGGCAGGGCGTCACCGAAATCGTCAATCTCGGCGACATGGTCTCCGGCCCGATGGACGCCCATCGCACGGTCGAGCTCATGATGGGCATGAATGCCGTCTGCGTGCGCGGCAATCACGATCGTTATGTCACCGACTGGACGTTGGACGAGATGTATCCGTCGGATCGTCTCGCGCACAGTCAACTCACACCGGCGCAGATGGACTGGCTGCGCGCATTGCCCCACAGCGCGATCTATCGCGATGAGGTCTATTGCGTGCACGCCACGCCGGATGACGACAACACCTACTGGATGGAAGCCGTAACACCAGAGGGCGTGGTGCATATGGCTGCGATCGAGGACATCGAGGCGAAAGCGGCGGGCATCCCGCAATCGCTGATCCTCTGCGCGCACACGCATATCGCGCGCTCGATTCGCCTTCGCGATGGTCGCATGATCGTCAATCCCGGCAGCGTCGGCGGCCCCGGCTACCGCGATGTCGTGCCATATCCGCATGCGCTCGAAGTCGGCACGCCCGATGCGTGCTATGCGATCGTTGAAAAGCGGGACGGGCGCTGGGACGTGACGTTTCGGCAGGTGCCGTATGATCACGAGAAGATGGCCGCGCTGGCGCGCAAGAATGAGCGCGCGGAATGGGCGAATGCGCTGGCGACGGGGTGGATCAGGTAGTCCATACCCGTCTGTCGTTGCCCGGCTTGACCGGGCAACCCAGTACACATCGCTGTGACTGAGTTTACTGGGTCACCCGGTCAAGCCGGGTGACGACAAGCGGGGTTAAAACCGCAAATAAAAACGGCCGGCGAGTCACCTCACCGGCCGTTCTTCAAACTCATATCACCCGTGGCTTACACCGCCGACGAAATCCACTGCTGCAGCTTCGCCTTCGGGGCGGCGCCGACCTGGCGGGAGGCCATTTCGCCGCCCTTGAAGATCATCAGCGTCGGGATCGACATCACGCCATATTTCGAAGCGGTCTTAGGATTCTCGTCGACATTCAGCTTCACGATGGTGACCTTCTCGCCCATGGCGGCGGAGATCTCGTCGAGGGCCGGCGCAATCATGCGGCAGGGGCCGCACCATTCGGCCCAGAAATCGACGACCACCGGGCCCGTCGCGCCGAGCACTGCGGTTTCGAAATCGGCGTCTGAAACCTTGCCAACACCCATGGTCTTATTCCTCGTTCTGTCCAATGAAAGGCGCGGATTGGAATCGCGCGCCGGAATGATGCATCCAACCTATGAACGCCCCTTGCCGGGTCAAGGCATGCTCACGCAGCGATGATGGCGGCCAGCTCCGCGTCCAGCGCGGCGCTGGAAATCTCCATCATCTCAATGGTTTCCGTCCAGAGCAGCGCCGCGCGCACCGGCCTGTCCGGATAAAGCTTGGCCAGC
It contains:
- a CDS encoding bifunctional folylpolyglutamate synthase/dihydrofolate synthase → MSQTAPTSSPLGEILARLSSLHPNTIDLSLERMQRLMAQLGNPERRLPPVIHVAGTNGKGSTIAYLRAILEAAGLGVHVYTSPHLVRMNESIRLGGMLVSDDDLRDAFAYVEAVNAGAPITLFEAETAVAFHIFASHPADVLLLEVGLGGRLDATNVIEAPIASVITPIAIDHTDFLGDTIAKIAAEKAGIIKRRAPVIIAEQIPDVAAVLEGEARRQHAPTHSAGQEWHISVERGRLVYQDDRGLMDLAAPRLFGHHQFGNAGLAIATLRALPQFKFDPAVYEHGVASAEWPARMQRLTSGKLLSLAPDESELWLDGGHNAEGGRVIAEALGDLEERVPRPLVVIVGMMGNKDATGFLANFAGLTRHIIAVPIPDRAGVMPVEKLVDAGRALGMRVETAESASAALQSLRRLAYEVPPRVLISGSLYLAGHVLAENGTLPV
- a CDS encoding metallophosphoesterase family protein codes for the protein MRFAVLADVHGNYLALEAVLADIKRQGVTEIVNLGDMVSGPMDAHRTVELMMGMNAVCVRGNHDRYVTDWTLDEMYPSDRLAHSQLTPAQMDWLRALPHSAIYRDEVYCVHATPDDDNTYWMEAVTPEGVVHMAAIEDIEAKAAGIPQSLILCAHTHIARSIRLRDGRMIVNPGSVGGPGYRDVVPYPHALEVGTPDACYAIVEKRDGRWDVTFRQVPYDHEKMAALARKNERAEWANALATGWIR
- the trxA gene encoding thioredoxin, with the translated sequence MGVGKVSDADFETAVLGATGPVVVDFWAEWCGPCRMIAPALDEISAAMGEKVTIVKLNVDENPKTASKYGVMSIPTLMIFKGGEMASRQVGAAPKAKLQQWISSAV